From Mycolicibacterium fluoranthenivorans, one genomic window encodes:
- the lfrA gene encoding efflux MFS transporter LfrA, giving the protein MSTRLDADASASNTTPTTPKRAWIALAVLALPVLLIAIDNTVLAFALPMIAEDFRPAASTQLWIVDVYSLVLAALLVAMGSLGDRLGRRKLLLIGASGFMVVSAAAAFAPSAEMLVLARAVLGVFGAMLMPSTLSLIRNIFTEASARRLAIAIWASCFTAGTTLGPIVGGALLQHFHWGAVFLVAVPVLLPLVVLAPKLVPESRDPNPGPLDLTSVALSFVAMLPLVWAIKTAAHDGLSAAAVGAFALGITAGVLFVRRQNRSATPMLDMELFRYGPFTSSVLANFLSIVGLIGFMFFTSQHLQLVLGLSPLAAGLVTLPGAVVSMMAGMGVVRAAKRFTPQTLMIVGLIFVALGFTLILLFRHDLTVAAVIASFVVLEFGVGVSQTVSNDTIVASVPAAKAGAASAVSETAYELGAVVGAATLGTIFTAFYRSNVVVPSGLTPEQAGAAGESIGGATSVAAELPAGLAERLLDSARTAFDSGIAPTAAIAIVLTLTAAAIVSVSFRRSTAAPLPAER; this is encoded by the coding sequence ATGTCCACCCGGCTCGATGCGGATGCATCGGCAAGCAACACGACCCCGACCACCCCCAAACGCGCCTGGATCGCGCTGGCAGTTCTCGCCCTGCCGGTATTGCTGATCGCGATCGACAACACGGTGCTGGCGTTCGCGCTACCCATGATCGCCGAGGATTTCCGACCGGCGGCATCCACCCAGTTGTGGATCGTCGACGTGTATTCCCTTGTGCTGGCCGCACTTCTGGTCGCGATGGGCAGTCTCGGCGACCGGCTGGGCCGGCGCAAACTGCTGCTGATCGGCGCGAGTGGCTTCATGGTGGTCTCCGCCGCTGCAGCCTTCGCGCCCAGCGCCGAAATGCTGGTGCTGGCCCGCGCTGTGCTCGGCGTGTTCGGCGCCATGCTGATGCCGTCGACGCTGTCGTTGATCCGCAACATCTTCACCGAAGCCTCCGCGCGCCGACTGGCGATCGCCATCTGGGCCTCCTGTTTCACCGCGGGAACCACGCTGGGCCCCATCGTGGGTGGCGCCCTGCTGCAGCACTTCCATTGGGGTGCGGTCTTTCTGGTGGCCGTGCCCGTCCTGCTCCCACTGGTGGTGCTGGCGCCCAAGCTCGTCCCGGAATCGCGTGACCCGAATCCGGGCCCGCTGGATCTGACCAGCGTGGCGCTGTCGTTCGTCGCCATGCTGCCGTTGGTGTGGGCCATCAAGACCGCTGCGCATGACGGCCTGTCGGCCGCCGCGGTGGGTGCGTTCGCCCTCGGCATCACCGCCGGTGTGCTGTTCGTGCGACGGCAGAACCGCAGTGCCACACCGATGCTGGACATGGAACTGTTCCGGTACGGCCCGTTCACCTCGTCGGTGTTGGCCAACTTCCTGTCCATCGTCGGCCTGATCGGGTTCATGTTCTTCACCTCGCAGCACCTGCAACTGGTGCTGGGGCTGAGTCCACTGGCCGCGGGCCTGGTGACGCTGCCGGGTGCCGTCGTCTCGATGATGGCGGGCATGGGTGTGGTGCGGGCCGCGAAGCGGTTCACGCCGCAGACGCTGATGATCGTCGGCCTGATCTTCGTGGCACTGGGCTTCACCCTGATCCTGTTGTTCCGGCATGACCTGACGGTCGCGGCGGTCATCGCGTCCTTCGTGGTGCTGGAGTTCGGCGTGGGCGTCTCCCAGACGGTGTCCAACGACACCATCGTGGCGTCGGTCCCGGCTGCCAAAGCCGGTGCCGCATCAGCGGTGTCGGAGACCGCGTACGAACTGGGCGCGGTGGTCGGCGCCGCGACGCTGGGCACCATCTTCACCGCGTTCTACCGCTCCAATGTGGTGGTGCCGAGCGGATTGACTCCCGAGCAGGCCGGTGCAGCCGGTGAGAGTATCGGTGGCGCGACATCGGTGGCCGCCGAACTGCCCGCCGGCCTGGCCGAGCGGCTACTCGATTCCGCCCGTACGGCTTTCGACTCGGGCATCGCACCGACCGCGGCCATCGCCATCGTGCTGACGCTGACCGCGGCGGCCATTGTCAGCGTGTCGTTCCGCCGGTCCACAGCAGCGCCGCTCCCAGCAGAGCGGTGA
- a CDS encoding DUF1772 domain-containing protein, translating to MSHTPVALLVAATTIGSAAVGGIFYAFSSFVMPGLDRTGAADAATAMRGVNAEAQTSASFLALFFGTTLLAMVLGAIAIMQWGRPGSGYLVAGAALAVLPALITIAFNVPLNDKLDGGLDWRAYLGPWTAWNHARTVTALLGAALLWTGGTTR from the coding sequence ATGTCACACACCCCAGTCGCCCTGCTCGTCGCCGCCACCACGATCGGCAGCGCTGCTGTCGGCGGTATCTTCTACGCGTTCTCCAGCTTCGTGATGCCCGGCTTGGACCGGACCGGAGCTGCCGATGCCGCCACCGCCATGCGCGGTGTCAACGCTGAAGCCCAGACCAGCGCGTCCTTCCTGGCGTTGTTCTTCGGCACCACGCTGCTGGCGATGGTGCTCGGAGCCATCGCGATCATGCAGTGGGGGCGACCGGGCAGCGGATACCTGGTCGCAGGTGCCGCCCTGGCGGTCCTGCCTGCCCTCATCACCATCGCGTTCAACGTTCCGCTGAACGACAAGCTCGACGGTGGGCTGGATTGGCGGGCCTACCTGGGTCCGTGGACGGCGTGGAACCACGCCCGCACCGTCACCGCTCTGCTGGGAGCGGCGCTGCTGTGGACCGGCGGAACGACACGCTGA
- a CDS encoding HNH endonuclease signature motif containing protein has protein sequence MSGTATSLAAGERLEVLFDEIAELCGQRNAIDGRLVQIVAELEREELAGLTGARSVSALVAWKTGVAPRNAETVVAVARRLAEFPRCAEALREGRLSLDQVGVIAERAAEGSDAHYAELASVATVSQLRTAITMAPRPDPETPPESGPEVTKTSTGERYTTYRIRLPRLEAATFDAAVQSHHDALIAEHPADTGDGTPFPTRVDAFMSLVEAGWDSDVARRPHGQHTTVVVHLDIDKPVASLHLGPVLSEDERRYLLCDTTCEVWFARHGQPIGSGRATRTISRRLRRALEHRDRCCVVPGCAATRGLHAHHLQHWEDGGPTELSNLVLLCPYHHRLHHRGGLTLTGPADRLVVTDNDGRKLNGGALARPPTTPAPVVPPYPGPTGERAQWWWYQPFEPPPPAVN, from the coding sequence ATGTCTGGTACCGCAACATCTTTGGCCGCCGGGGAGCGGCTGGAGGTGTTGTTCGACGAGATCGCGGAGTTGTGCGGGCAGCGCAATGCGATCGACGGGCGGCTGGTGCAGATCGTGGCCGAGTTGGAGCGCGAGGAGCTCGCCGGCCTGACCGGCGCACGGTCGGTGTCGGCGTTGGTGGCGTGGAAGACCGGGGTCGCCCCGCGTAACGCTGAGACCGTTGTCGCGGTGGCACGGCGGCTGGCCGAGTTTCCGCGCTGCGCCGAAGCCCTGCGTGAGGGGCGGTTGTCGTTGGATCAGGTCGGGGTGATCGCCGAACGTGCCGCCGAGGGCTCCGATGCGCATTACGCCGAACTGGCGTCGGTGGCCACGGTCAGCCAGCTGCGTACCGCAATCACGATGGCACCGCGACCCGATCCTGAGACACCGCCCGAATCGGGGCCGGAGGTCACGAAAACCTCCACCGGGGAGCGGTACACCACTTACCGGATCCGGCTACCCCGGCTGGAGGCCGCGACATTCGATGCGGCCGTGCAGTCCCACCATGATGCGCTGATCGCCGAACACCCCGCCGACACCGGGGACGGCACCCCGTTCCCGACGCGGGTGGATGCGTTCATGAGCCTGGTCGAAGCCGGCTGGGATTCTGATGTGGCGCGGCGCCCGCACGGGCAACACACCACCGTGGTGGTGCACCTCGATATCGACAAGCCGGTCGCATCACTGCACCTGGGCCCGGTCCTGTCCGAGGATGAACGCCGCTACCTGCTCTGCGATACCACCTGCGAGGTGTGGTTCGCACGCCACGGCCAACCGATCGGCTCCGGCCGGGCCACCCGCACCATCAGCCGCCGCCTGCGCCGCGCACTCGAGCACCGCGACCGCTGCTGTGTGGTGCCCGGCTGCGCCGCCACCCGCGGACTGCACGCCCACCACCTCCAGCATTGGGAAGACGGCGGCCCCACCGAACTGTCCAACCTGGTCCTGCTCTGCCCGTACCACCACCGCCTGCACCACCGCGGCGGCCTCACCCTCACCGGGCCCGCAGACCGGCTGGTCGTCACCGACAACGACGGCCGAAAACTCAACGGCGGAGCCTTGGCCCGCCCACCCACCACACCGGCACCCGTGGTCCCGCCCTACCCCGGACCGACCGGCGAACGCGCCCAATGGTGGTGGTACCAACCGTTCGAACCACCACCACCGGCGGTCAACTAG